A window of Candidatus Palauibacter soopunensis contains these coding sequences:
- a CDS encoding NAD(P)H-binding protein: MPRVLVAGGTGFLGRAFVRGLHRRGAQVAVLTRNPAGARRLGLPAEYVEGDVRRPGALTSAMHAVDAAILSVQFPGYPVEAPARGRTFMEVDARGTAALVEAAVEAGVRKLVYLSGVGADPGSARAWYRAKGLAEASVRASGLDHVIVRPSWVYGPEDRSLNRFIALIRGIPFVFPQLGDGSGRITPIHVDDLADLVCEATLGSAGDGLTLEAGGPDVLSLDDVVRTAMAALGRRRVILHIPEGLVKLAAACAERLPGQILSRDAVDFVTQDGIADSDLARRRFPALRSRDFATGLAEYVSRA, encoded by the coding sequence ATGCCGCGGGTCCTGGTCGCGGGTGGCACAGGCTTCCTCGGACGTGCCTTTGTCCGGGGGCTGCACCGTCGCGGGGCGCAGGTTGCCGTGCTGACCCGTAACCCCGCCGGCGCGCGGCGTCTCGGGCTCCCGGCGGAATACGTCGAGGGGGACGTGCGTCGGCCCGGCGCGCTCACGTCTGCGATGCACGCCGTGGACGCAGCCATCCTCTCCGTTCAGTTCCCGGGCTATCCCGTGGAGGCGCCCGCGCGCGGCCGGACGTTCATGGAGGTCGATGCCCGTGGTACCGCCGCCCTGGTGGAGGCCGCGGTGGAGGCGGGCGTGCGCAAGCTCGTCTACCTGTCCGGGGTCGGAGCCGATCCCGGCTCCGCACGGGCCTGGTATCGCGCAAAGGGGTTGGCGGAGGCTTCCGTTCGGGCGTCGGGCCTGGACCACGTCATCGTCCGACCCTCATGGGTCTACGGCCCCGAAGACCGGAGCCTCAACCGCTTCATCGCGCTCATTCGCGGGATTCCGTTCGTTTTTCCCCAACTGGGGGACGGCTCGGGGCGGATCACCCCGATTCACGTGGATGATCTGGCGGACCTCGTGTGCGAGGCGACGCTGGGTTCGGCGGGAGACGGCCTCACTCTGGAGGCGGGTGGCCCGGATGTCCTGTCACTGGACGACGTCGTTCGGACGGCCATGGCCGCGCTTGGACGTCGCCGGGTGATTCTCCACATTCCGGAAGGTCTCGTAAAGCTCGCCGCCGCGTGCGCGGAGCGTCTCCCCGGCCAGATCCTGTCGCGCGATGCCGTAGACTTCGTAACCCAGGATGGGATCGCCGATTCCGACCTTGCCCGACGTCGTTTTCCGGCGCTTCGTTCGCGCGACTTCGCGACGGGACTGGCGGAGTACGTCTCCCGCGCCTGA
- a CDS encoding FAD-dependent oxidoreductase, whose translation MTQDRTFDIVAIGGGTAGLVTAAGGAGLGANVALVERDRLGGDCLWTGCVPSKALIGSARVARHVRDASAFGLGVPRQEIEAADVLSSVRDVRAQIEPHDDPERFRAMGVDVVEGAARFVSPHEVEVDGRRLRARRFLIATGSRAAVPPIPGLEDAGYFTHAEAFDRDTIPGSLAVIGGGPIGVELAQAYRRLGADVTVVELLDRLMVREEPELADLLTSRLRDEGIRIRTGRIVTRVDRAGNRRRVTIAPPATAEAGPGQEGRAETFDVDEVLVAAGRAPNTEDLGLDAAGVETAGGWVTVDSRLRTSRKHIFAAGDVTGGFLFTHVADHEARTVVQNALFPVRANIDYRVIPWCTYTDPELAHVGLTEAEARDRHGPSVSAHVYDIGNLDRAIAERAAMGRVKIVVGKGGRILGGHILAPGAGTMIAEISLAMKVGVKLGTLASLVHPYPTMSEGVKRTADAYRRSTLTGWRKSAVDLALRIGRALPP comes from the coding sequence GTGACCCAGGACCGGACGTTCGACATCGTCGCCATTGGCGGAGGGACCGCGGGGCTCGTGACGGCCGCCGGGGGCGCGGGACTGGGTGCGAACGTGGCCCTGGTCGAGCGTGACCGCCTTGGCGGGGACTGCCTGTGGACCGGATGCGTACCGTCCAAGGCCCTCATCGGCTCGGCCCGGGTGGCCCGGCACGTTCGCGACGCGAGCGCGTTCGGTCTCGGGGTCCCGCGGCAGGAGATCGAGGCGGCCGACGTGCTCTCGAGCGTTCGCGATGTCCGCGCGCAGATCGAGCCGCACGATGATCCGGAGCGTTTTCGCGCCATGGGCGTCGATGTGGTCGAGGGAGCGGCCCGCTTCGTTTCGCCGCATGAAGTCGAGGTGGACGGTCGGCGCCTCCGCGCGCGGCGCTTCCTGATCGCCACCGGCTCCAGGGCCGCGGTGCCCCCGATCCCGGGGCTCGAGGACGCGGGTTACTTCACGCACGCCGAGGCGTTCGACCGGGACACGATCCCCGGCTCGCTCGCCGTGATCGGCGGCGGGCCGATCGGCGTCGAACTTGCTCAGGCGTATCGCCGTCTCGGGGCCGACGTCACGGTCGTCGAACTCCTCGACCGGCTCATGGTGCGCGAGGAACCCGAACTCGCGGACCTGCTGACGAGCAGACTGCGGGACGAGGGCATCCGTATCCGGACGGGCCGCATCGTGACGCGTGTCGACCGCGCGGGGAACCGGCGGCGGGTGACGATCGCGCCCCCCGCGACTGCGGAGGCAGGGCCCGGCCAGGAGGGGCGTGCGGAGACGTTCGACGTCGACGAAGTCCTCGTCGCCGCGGGGCGGGCGCCCAACACGGAGGACCTGGGGCTGGACGCCGCGGGGGTCGAGACGGCCGGGGGCTGGGTCACCGTCGACTCCAGGCTCCGCACCTCCCGCAAGCACATCTTCGCGGCCGGCGATGTGACCGGCGGGTTCCTGTTCACACACGTCGCCGACCACGAAGCGCGGACCGTGGTCCAGAACGCGCTCTTCCCGGTGCGCGCGAACATCGACTACCGCGTGATTCCCTGGTGCACCTATACCGATCCCGAACTCGCGCACGTGGGCCTCACCGAAGCCGAGGCCCGCGACCGACACGGGCCCTCGGTGTCCGCCCACGTCTACGACATCGGGAATCTCGACCGCGCGATCGCGGAGCGCGCCGCCATGGGCCGCGTGAAGATCGTCGTCGGAAAGGGGGGCCGGATTCTGGGCGGACACATCCTGGCGCCCGGCGCGGGGACGATGATCGCGGAGATCTCGCTCGCCATGAAGGTGGGGGTGAAGCTGGGGACGCTCGCGTCGCTGGTGCATCCGTACCCGACGATGAGCGAGGGGGTGAAGCGTACCGCCGATGCGTACCGCAGATCGACGCTGACGGGATGGCGGAAGTCGGCCGTCGACCTCGCGCTCAGGATCGGGCGGGCCCTGCCGCCTTGA
- the fdhD gene encoding formate dehydrogenase accessory sulfurtransferase FdhD, translated as MITPRRNTARVDIDRVSEASSRRRRDAVAVEEPLEIRIAPADGGEHQVAVTMRTPGDDFDLTAGFLFSEGLLAQRSDIADLRYCVDVETQEYNIVTAHLSETARFDPEELTRNFYTTSSCGVCGKASLEAIEIRGCAPVPAEGPTVAAEIVRALPEALRSRQPVFERTGGLHAAGLFDTAGQLRLLREDIGRHNALDKVIGDRFLQGDLPLGDTVLAVSGRASFEIMQKALAAGIPIVAAVGAPSSLAVDVAGEFGMTLIGFAKPTGFNVYTGRHRVG; from the coding sequence ATGATTACGCCCCGAAGGAACACCGCCCGCGTCGACATCGATCGCGTGTCCGAGGCCTCGAGCCGAAGGCGGCGCGACGCCGTCGCGGTCGAAGAACCGCTCGAGATCCGGATCGCGCCCGCGGACGGAGGAGAGCACCAGGTGGCGGTGACGATGCGCACGCCGGGGGATGATTTCGACCTCACGGCCGGGTTCCTCTTCTCGGAAGGGCTGCTGGCACAGCGGTCCGACATCGCCGACCTGCGGTACTGCGTCGACGTGGAGACGCAGGAATACAACATCGTCACCGCGCATCTGAGCGAGACGGCGCGGTTCGACCCGGAGGAACTGACCCGCAACTTCTATACGACGTCGAGCTGCGGCGTCTGCGGGAAGGCCTCCCTGGAGGCGATCGAGATTCGGGGCTGCGCTCCCGTGCCGGCGGAGGGACCGACCGTCGCGGCCGAGATCGTGCGCGCCCTCCCGGAAGCGCTTCGCAGCCGCCAGCCGGTGTTCGAACGGACGGGCGGGCTGCACGCGGCCGGCCTGTTCGACACGGCCGGTCAACTGCGTCTCCTGCGGGAAGACATCGGGCGCCACAATGCGCTCGACAAGGTGATCGGAGACAGGTTCCTCCAGGGAGATCTGCCCCTGGGCGATACGGTGCTGGCCGTGAGCGGCCGGGCCTCCTTCGAGATCATGCAGAAGGCGCTTGCCGCCGGAATCCCGATCGTAGCGGCCGTGGGCGCCCCCTCGAGCCTCGCCGTCGACGTGGCCGGGGAGTTCGGGATGACGCTGATCGGCTTCGCGAAGCCGACGGGATTCAACGTCTACACGGGCCGCCACCGCGTCGGCTGA
- a CDS encoding NADH-ubiquinone oxidoreductase-F iron-sulfur binding region domain-containing protein, with the protein MNTPSDADLLAKWRARPAPLLPLLHDFHERDGFLSEASLRAISEDLRIPIADLFGTVTFYHHFSRNPEGYSRARVCTGPICALAGADGLLAGLPNAQAMPCPGRCDEPIPVLDRDRVLCGTTAAELSSRPSPLPPAPHADIEECVFAHIRTPGRATLAGYRATGGYAGLENALRGRPGSLLDVIDASGLAGRGGAGFPTGRKWRAVAEAAGEPKTIVCNADEGEPGCFKDRALMDYDPHAVIEGMIAAGFATGATRGFIYLRYEYPDTLSILETALEEARGAGLLGPEARGPGRPFDLWVRRGAGAYICGEETSLLNSLEGKHPFPRNRPPFPVTHGYEDLPTVVNNVETLASVPHILVHGADWYRGLGIGDHAGTKVISLSGDVTRPGNYEVPMGFPLMTLIDDWAGGVPGGRKIQAVTMAGLSGGFLAGDDLEVTLDEPDIRSKGSFLGAGGIMVFDDSRDMIEVAHSAMEFFAEESCGKCFPCRIGTQRLTERLHGEGPPEVGVWIDEVHDLGDTMMQTSACGLGQAAPLITESLIRYFPDRVSSHVTESA; encoded by the coding sequence ATGAACACGCCCTCGGACGCGGATCTGCTCGCGAAGTGGCGGGCACGACCCGCTCCTCTGCTTCCGCTGCTGCATGACTTCCACGAGAGGGATGGGTTCCTCTCGGAGGCGTCTCTCAGAGCCATCTCCGAGGATCTGAGGATTCCGATCGCCGACCTCTTCGGGACCGTGACCTTCTACCATCACTTTTCACGCAATCCCGAGGGCTACTCTCGTGCGCGCGTCTGCACCGGGCCGATCTGCGCGCTGGCGGGGGCCGACGGACTGCTGGCCGGGCTGCCGAACGCGCAGGCGATGCCCTGCCCCGGCCGCTGCGACGAGCCGATTCCGGTGCTGGACCGCGACCGGGTTCTCTGCGGAACGACGGCGGCGGAACTCTCCTCTCGACCCTCTCCTCTTCCGCCCGCGCCGCACGCGGACATCGAGGAATGCGTATTTGCCCACATCCGGACTCCCGGACGCGCCACGCTGGCGGGCTATCGGGCGACGGGCGGCTATGCCGGCCTCGAGAACGCCCTCCGCGGGCGGCCCGGCTCGCTCCTCGATGTCATCGACGCAAGCGGCCTGGCGGGGCGTGGCGGCGCCGGCTTCCCCACCGGACGGAAGTGGCGGGCGGTGGCGGAGGCCGCTGGGGAGCCCAAGACCATCGTCTGCAATGCCGACGAAGGGGAGCCGGGCTGCTTCAAGGACCGGGCGCTGATGGACTACGATCCGCACGCGGTGATCGAAGGGATGATCGCCGCCGGCTTCGCGACGGGCGCCACGCGAGGGTTCATCTACCTTCGTTACGAATATCCGGACACGCTGAGCATTCTGGAGACGGCCCTGGAAGAAGCCCGCGGCGCGGGGCTGCTGGGGCCGGAAGCCCGCGGGCCCGGACGGCCGTTCGACCTCTGGGTACGCCGCGGCGCGGGCGCCTACATCTGCGGCGAGGAGACATCTCTTCTCAACAGCCTCGAGGGCAAGCACCCGTTTCCGCGTAACCGGCCGCCCTTCCCGGTGACGCACGGGTATGAAGACCTTCCCACGGTCGTGAACAACGTCGAAACGCTGGCTTCCGTGCCACATATCCTCGTGCACGGCGCCGACTGGTACCGGGGGCTCGGGATCGGCGACCACGCGGGGACGAAGGTGATCTCGCTCTCCGGGGACGTCACGCGCCCCGGCAATTATGAAGTACCGATGGGCTTCCCGCTGATGACGCTGATCGACGACTGGGCCGGCGGTGTGCCGGGCGGGCGGAAGATTCAGGCGGTGACGATGGCGGGGCTGTCGGGCGGCTTCCTGGCGGGCGACGATCTCGAGGTCACGCTGGACGAGCCCGACATCCGCTCCAAGGGTTCTTTCCTCGGTGCGGGCGGCATCATGGTCTTCGACGACTCCCGGGACATGATCGAGGTCGCGCATTCCGCCATGGAGTTCTTCGCCGAGGAATCGTGCGGTAAGTGCTTCCCCTGCCGCATCGGAACACAGCGCCTGACGGAGCGCCTGCACGGGGAAGGCCCACCAGAGGTCGGTGTCTGGATCGACGAGGTGCACGATCTGGGCGACACGATGATGCAGACGAGCGCCTGTGGACTCGGGCAGGCCGCCCCCCTCATCACGGAGAGCCTGATCCGTTACTTCCCCGATCGCGTGTCGAGCCACGTCACCGAGTCCGCCTAG
- a CDS encoding aconitase family protein gives MLEHLLETEVARRPPTVRLRGRILFLTEDPDLIRRQLAGEDLEWDPSIPLRDDISTDEITPGWVCYHFDEKLGEYPYVGLLCGDERPIGRNDIRKGGFVCSVSGKRRGKGSSREASPYAERAAGLRVVIGENIERIYGENCANIGLLASTDFSLIEKIRRGEEIPLDAFIGDAGRIQRDIIEYGGLLDYAVARLKGLVTLPGIATPADRPQTIAEKIIARHWVTDAASGALGVPAVQPGDAGFLRADLRFSHEYVTPMASTFWEDFAGDAALNHTESIVFFRDHLAFLDEVITEERKAAGLLDAAHALHDRQREFAAAKGVRLHGELPDRTGSEGICHIMVQDRYALPGQIIIGSDSHTPHAGALGCVAFGVGTSAIVNAWATRDVRLEVPESIRVNITGEPPRGVVAKDLILELLRHPTVKSGEAIGRIIEFTGEAVEALSIDERATLTNMAAEVGGFTGIIAPDEKAVAWIARRRGVPMDEIRALCDGLYSDAGAAYAATIEMDASGIEPMVATPGDPGNGLPISALEGDVSLDTVFVGACTGAKRADFEMYAGVAREALAAGKRVPASVRAYAQYGSIDVEAWSREQGHDRALRDAGFDVLAPGCGACINAGPGVSTTAEQVTISSINRNFPGRSGPGQVYLASPLTCVASAIEGRIVAYGDQPWNRGAALSRR, from the coding sequence ATGCTGGAACATCTGCTCGAAACCGAGGTGGCCAGGCGTCCACCGACCGTCCGCCTCCGGGGGCGGATCCTCTTTCTTACCGAAGATCCGGACCTCATCCGTCGGCAACTCGCGGGGGAGGACCTCGAATGGGATCCGTCGATTCCTCTGCGCGACGACATTTCGACCGATGAGATCACGCCCGGCTGGGTCTGCTACCACTTCGACGAGAAGTTGGGGGAATACCCGTACGTGGGACTCCTCTGCGGCGACGAGCGCCCGATCGGCCGCAACGACATCCGGAAGGGCGGCTTCGTGTGCTCCGTGTCCGGGAAGAGGCGCGGGAAGGGGTCGAGCCGGGAGGCTTCGCCGTATGCCGAGCGCGCCGCGGGCCTCCGCGTGGTCATCGGAGAAAACATCGAGCGCATCTACGGGGAGAATTGCGCGAACATCGGCCTCCTCGCATCGACGGATTTCTCCCTCATCGAGAAGATCCGGCGCGGGGAGGAAATCCCGCTCGACGCGTTTATCGGAGACGCGGGGCGCATTCAGCGCGACATCATCGAGTATGGCGGACTGCTCGACTACGCCGTGGCCCGGCTGAAGGGACTCGTCACGCTCCCCGGCATCGCAACCCCGGCGGACCGCCCGCAGACGATTGCGGAAAAGATCATCGCCCGGCACTGGGTCACCGACGCGGCCTCCGGTGCGCTGGGCGTTCCCGCGGTGCAACCGGGCGACGCCGGCTTCCTCCGGGCGGATCTTCGCTTCTCCCACGAGTACGTGACCCCGATGGCGTCGACGTTCTGGGAGGACTTCGCGGGCGACGCGGCACTGAACCACACCGAGTCCATCGTCTTCTTCCGGGACCACCTCGCGTTCCTCGACGAAGTCATTACGGAAGAAAGGAAGGCGGCCGGACTGCTCGACGCGGCCCACGCCCTGCACGACCGCCAGCGGGAGTTCGCCGCCGCGAAGGGCGTGCGCCTGCACGGCGAACTGCCCGACCGCACCGGGAGCGAGGGGATCTGCCACATCATGGTGCAGGACCGCTACGCGCTCCCCGGCCAGATCATCATCGGCAGCGATTCGCACACCCCGCATGCGGGTGCGCTGGGATGCGTGGCCTTCGGCGTGGGGACGTCCGCGATCGTCAACGCCTGGGCGACCCGCGACGTCCGGCTGGAAGTGCCGGAGTCGATCCGGGTGAACATCACCGGCGAGCCGCCACGCGGGGTCGTGGCGAAAGACCTCATCCTCGAACTGCTGCGTCATCCGACGGTCAAGAGCGGCGAGGCCATCGGCCGCATCATCGAGTTCACGGGAGAGGCCGTGGAGGCTCTGTCCATCGACGAGCGCGCGACGCTCACGAACATGGCGGCCGAGGTAGGGGGCTTCACCGGCATCATCGCGCCGGACGAGAAGGCCGTGGCCTGGATCGCGAGACGGCGTGGCGTACCGATGGACGAAATCCGGGCGCTGTGCGACGGACTGTACAGCGACGCGGGAGCGGCATACGCGGCGACGATCGAGATGGACGCGAGCGGGATCGAACCGATGGTCGCGACCCCCGGCGATCCGGGAAACGGCCTGCCCATCTCGGCCCTGGAAGGAGACGTGAGTCTGGATACCGTGTTCGTCGGAGCCTGCACGGGGGCGAAGCGGGCGGACTTCGAGATGTACGCCGGGGTGGCGCGGGAGGCGCTGGCGGCGGGGAAGCGTGTGCCCGCGTCCGTCCGCGCCTATGCCCAGTACGGTTCCATCGATGTGGAGGCGTGGAGCCGGGAACAGGGCCACGACCGGGCTCTCAGGGATGCGGGATTCGATGTCCTCGCTCCCGGCTGCGGAGCCTGTATCAACGCGGGGCCCGGGGTGTCTACGACGGCGGAGCAGGTCACGATCAGCTCGATCAATCGGAACTTCCCCGGGCGTAGCGGACCGGGCCAGGTCTATCTGGCGAGTCCGCTGACGTGCGTGGCCTCGGCGATCGAGGGAAGAATCGTCGCGTACGGAGACCAGCCGTGGAACCGTGGGGCCGCCCTCTCGCGGCGCTGA
- the fdhF gene encoding formate dehydrogenase subunit alpha produces the protein MGLSDNSGNGTGFDFEIALDGEKVGVRRGESLYEVSERHRKEIPTLCYDPRLEAFGACRLCIVELEGARNPIASCTMRAEPGMRITTRSARLDMHRRVLMEMVASENRDTDVDPLSGYASQEMAVLLDRYDARTGRFAGARSGRSRPDDDNPFILRDYDNCISCYRCVRVCAEQEGDYAISIMNRGFETQITTEFEGLLGTSACTFCGQCVQTCPTGALADIKALAKADVPGETEKTRTVCPYCGVGCSVDLLSRGDTLIGVQPAMDGPANEGALCVKGQFAFDFVQHPDRLAYPMVRGEDGELHETDWDTALDRAAAGFTAAVENHGRHSVYGVASGRAPHEAAYMMQRFIRGAFGTNQIDNCSRAUHAPTVAGLAASIGRGAMSNPLRDMDKPDVIFCIGTNMTECHPVAATRIKRAVARGAKLIVADPRRIALAEMADIYLPLRVGSDVALLLGMAHVIAREGLMDDDFVADRTTEGRDFMEHVLEYPPEWAESITGVDAKLIAEAARWYAKAERGAIYYTLGITEHICGVDNVQSLCNLALMTGNVGREGTGINPMRGQNNIQGAGDSGALPNNYPGFQDVRDPAYQAKFAAAYGREVDLELGPTKVTALDMCGDRIRAMIINGENTVVTDPDREHCEHALRSLDHLVVIDIFLTETAQLADVVLPATAWAETDGVCSNTERRVQRLRKAVDPPGEAKPDWWCVSRIAQRMGLKGFEFESAKQVFNELCSLSPIYAGLDWDLIEHGEYHWPVPERGHPGTPILHKGEFENGRGIFQLIRYRDPAETISDEYPIWLTTGRRLPAYHTRTQTGRAAGIEYLLSEESLEMHPADVSKWGLEDGGWAMMSSPRGQVRIKVEANDRSPPGTVFASFSFNDVPVNFLTGGGYDPITHTAELKVCPVRVEPV, from the coding sequence GTGGGTTTGAGCGACAATTCGGGCAACGGCACCGGCTTCGACTTCGAGATCGCTCTCGACGGCGAGAAGGTCGGCGTCCGTCGGGGCGAGAGCCTTTACGAGGTCTCCGAGCGGCACCGCAAGGAGATCCCGACGCTGTGCTACGATCCGCGCCTGGAAGCCTTCGGTGCCTGCCGTCTCTGCATCGTGGAGCTCGAGGGCGCCCGCAACCCCATCGCCTCCTGCACCATGCGGGCGGAGCCCGGCATGCGGATCACGACCCGCTCGGCGCGGCTCGACATGCACCGCCGTGTGCTCATGGAGATGGTCGCCTCCGAGAACCGCGACACGGACGTCGACCCGCTCTCCGGATACGCCTCGCAGGAGATGGCGGTCCTGCTCGACCGCTACGACGCCCGGACGGGCCGCTTCGCCGGGGCCCGGTCCGGCCGCAGCCGGCCGGACGACGACAACCCCTTCATCCTCCGCGACTACGACAACTGCATCTCCTGCTATCGCTGCGTGCGGGTCTGCGCGGAGCAGGAGGGCGACTACGCGATCTCGATCATGAACCGCGGCTTCGAGACGCAGATCACGACGGAGTTCGAAGGCCTGCTGGGGACCTCCGCGTGCACGTTCTGCGGGCAGTGCGTGCAGACTTGCCCGACCGGGGCCCTCGCCGACATCAAGGCGCTCGCGAAGGCGGACGTGCCGGGGGAGACCGAGAAGACGCGTACCGTGTGTCCCTACTGCGGCGTCGGGTGCTCCGTCGACCTGCTGTCCCGCGGGGACACGCTGATCGGCGTCCAGCCGGCGATGGATGGACCCGCCAACGAGGGCGCGCTCTGCGTGAAGGGGCAGTTCGCGTTCGACTTCGTGCAACACCCCGACCGGCTTGCCTATCCGATGGTACGCGGCGAGGACGGCGAACTCCACGAAACCGACTGGGACACGGCCCTCGACCGCGCGGCGGCGGGTTTCACGGCGGCGGTGGAGAATCACGGCAGGCATTCCGTGTACGGCGTCGCCTCAGGCCGCGCGCCGCACGAAGCGGCCTACATGATGCAGCGGTTCATCCGGGGCGCGTTCGGTACGAACCAGATTGACAACTGCAGCCGTGCTTGACACGCCCCCACGGTCGCCGGTCTGGCGGCCTCAATCGGACGGGGGGCGATGTCGAATCCGCTCCGGGACATGGATAAGCCCGATGTGATCTTCTGCATCGGGACCAACATGACCGAGTGCCATCCCGTCGCGGCCACCCGCATCAAGCGCGCGGTGGCCCGGGGCGCCAAGCTCATCGTCGCCGATCCGAGGCGGATTGCACTGGCCGAGATGGCGGACATCTACCTGCCGCTGAGGGTGGGATCGGACGTCGCCCTGTTGCTCGGCATGGCCCACGTGATCGCCCGCGAGGGGCTGATGGACGACGATTTCGTGGCCGACCGCACGACGGAAGGCCGGGACTTCATGGAGCACGTCCTGGAGTACCCGCCGGAATGGGCCGAGTCCATCACCGGGGTGGACGCGAAGCTGATCGCCGAGGCGGCGCGCTGGTATGCGAAGGCCGAACGCGGAGCCATCTACTACACGCTCGGGATCACGGAGCACATCTGCGGCGTGGACAACGTGCAGAGTCTGTGCAATCTCGCCCTCATGACCGGCAACGTCGGCCGCGAGGGAACGGGGATCAATCCGATGCGCGGCCAGAACAACATCCAGGGCGCGGGAGACTCCGGGGCGCTGCCGAACAACTATCCCGGCTTCCAGGACGTGCGCGACCCGGCGTACCAGGCGAAGTTCGCCGCCGCCTACGGCCGGGAGGTGGACCTTGAACTGGGGCCCACGAAGGTCACGGCGCTCGACATGTGCGGCGACCGGATCCGCGCCATGATCATCAACGGTGAGAACACCGTCGTCACGGACCCCGACCGTGAACATTGCGAGCATGCCCTCAGGAGCCTCGACCATCTCGTCGTGATCGACATCTTCCTCACCGAGACGGCGCAGCTGGCCGATGTCGTGCTCCCGGCCACCGCCTGGGCGGAGACGGACGGCGTGTGCTCGAACACGGAGCGGCGCGTTCAGCGTCTGCGAAAGGCGGTGGATCCGCCGGGCGAGGCGAAGCCCGACTGGTGGTGCGTGTCCCGTATCGCGCAGCGCATGGGGCTGAAGGGTTTCGAGTTCGAGTCGGCCAAGCAGGTGTTCAACGAACTCTGCTCGCTCTCACCCATTTACGCGGGCCTGGACTGGGATCTCATCGAACACGGCGAATACCACTGGCCGGTGCCGGAGCGCGGCCACCCCGGCACACCCATCCTTCACAAGGGCGAGTTCGAGAACGGGCGCGGGATCTTCCAGTTGATCCGATACCGGGACCCGGCCGAGACGATCTCGGACGAGTACCCGATCTGGCTTACGACCGGGCGCCGGCTGCCGGCCTATCACACGAGGACGCAGACCGGGCGCGCGGCGGGGATCGAGTACCTGTTGTCCGAAGAGTCCCTCGAGATGCACCCGGCGGACGTGTCGAAATGGGGGCTCGAGGACGGCGGCTGGGCGATGATGTCGAGCCCGCGCGGCCAGGTACGGATCAAGGTCGAGGCCAACGACCGATCGCCGCCCGGGACGGTGTTCGCGTCATTCAGCTTCAACGACGTGCCGGTGAACTTCCTCACCGGCGGCGGCTACGACCCGATCACGCACACGGCCGAATTGAAGGTGTGCCCCGTGAGGGTCGAGCCCGTCTAG
- a CDS encoding aminotransferase class I/II-fold pyridoxal phosphate-dependent enzyme, which produces MKSRVETPSILAKCRELATVNNLREAGLYPYFRPIEASHDTWVVIEGARKIMVGSNNYMGLTHDPRVLEAARDALNKFGSGNTGSRFLNGNLDLHEQLEAELADFTGMEAALVFSTGYQTNLGTLGALIGRADTVYIDKLDHASLQDGVRLGLGRTRRFNHNDFATLRRMLEAENPGRGKLIAVDGVYSMEGDIADLPTLVELRREYGAAILVDDAHAVGVLGETGAGTAEHWGLTDEVDLILGTFSKSFASIGGFVAGRADVIDYLQHNARALMFSASMPPASAATVLKALEIIRDEPERREQLWKNTYRMMEGFKSIGFDIGPTETPIVPILIGPMEKTFVFWRALFEAGVFTNPVVPPAVPEGSCRLRTSYMATHSDDDLDFVLEQVERVGKKLGVV; this is translated from the coding sequence ATGAAAAGCCGCGTCGAGACGCCTTCGATCCTCGCCAAGTGTCGTGAACTAGCGACGGTGAACAACCTCCGCGAGGCCGGTCTCTATCCGTACTTCCGGCCCATCGAGGCCTCTCACGACACGTGGGTCGTCATCGAGGGCGCCCGCAAGATCATGGTGGGCTCCAACAACTACATGGGGCTCACGCACGATCCGCGCGTCCTCGAGGCGGCCCGTGACGCCCTCAACAAGTTCGGAAGCGGCAATACGGGCAGCCGCTTCCTCAACGGCAACCTCGATCTTCACGAGCAACTCGAGGCCGAGCTCGCCGACTTCACCGGCATGGAGGCTGCGCTCGTATTCTCGACGGGCTACCAGACGAATCTCGGCACGCTGGGCGCGTTGATCGGCCGCGCGGACACCGTCTACATCGACAAGCTGGATCACGCCAGCCTCCAGGACGGCGTGCGTCTGGGGCTCGGCCGCACGCGACGCTTCAACCACAACGACTTCGCCACCCTGCGCCGCATGCTCGAGGCGGAGAACCCCGGCCGGGGCAAGCTGATCGCGGTGGACGGCGTGTACAGCATGGAAGGCGACATCGCCGATCTGCCCACCCTGGTCGAACTGAGGCGAGAGTACGGCGCGGCCATCCTGGTGGATGACGCGCACGCCGTGGGCGTGCTGGGAGAAACCGGGGCCGGGACCGCCGAGCACTGGGGACTCACCGACGAAGTGGACCTGATCCTCGGCACCTTCTCCAAGTCCTTCGCCTCGATCGGTGGCTTCGTGGCGGGCCGCGCGGACGTCATCGACTACCTCCAGCACAACGCCCGCGCCCTGATGTTCAGCGCGAGCATGCCCCCCGCCTCGGCCGCCACCGTGCTGAAGGCGCTGGAGATCATCCGCGATGAGCCGGAGCGCCGGGAGCAGCTCTGGAAGAACACGTACAGGATGATGGAGGGCTTCAAGTCGATCGGATTCGACATCGGGCCGACCGAGACCCCGATCGTCCCCATTCTCATCGGGCCCATGGAGAAGACGTTCGTGTTCTGGCGCGCGCTGTTCGAAGCGGGCGTCTTCACGAACCCCGTCGTCCCGCCCGCCGTGCCAGAGGGAAGTTGCCGCCTGCGCACGAGCTACATGGCCACGCACTCGGACGACGATCTCGATTTCGTGCTCGAACAGGTGGAGCGCGTAGGGAAGAAGCTCGGCGTCGTCTGA